Proteins encoded within one genomic window of [Enterobacter] lignolyticus SCF1:
- the dcuR gene encoding two-component system response regulator DcuR — MINVLIVDDDAMVAELNRMYVARVPGFRCCGTASTLHQAREMVNNPLLEINLVLLDVYMQQDSGLDLLPTIRASGRPIDVIMITSAADAATVQTSMHYGVVDYLIKPFQFPRFEEALNAWREKHKLMTAQPYYEQSEVDRLLHGASPEVADDRRLPKGLTAQTLRTICQWIDNHPGSEFSTDELATAVNISRVSCRKYLIWLAQINILYTSIHYGATGRPVYRYRLVAEQYNLLKQYSQ; from the coding sequence GTGATAAATGTACTGATTGTTGATGATGATGCCATGGTAGCCGAGCTTAACCGCATGTACGTCGCCAGAGTGCCTGGCTTTCGCTGCTGCGGTACGGCCTCTACCCTGCATCAGGCCAGGGAAATGGTTAACAACCCGCTGCTTGAGATTAACCTGGTGCTGCTGGATGTTTATATGCAGCAGGACAGCGGGCTGGATCTGCTGCCGACGATCCGCGCCAGCGGGCGGCCAATCGACGTCATCATGATAACCTCGGCGGCCGACGCGGCAACGGTGCAGACGTCGATGCACTACGGCGTGGTGGATTATCTGATTAAACCGTTTCAGTTTCCGCGGTTTGAAGAGGCGCTTAACGCCTGGCGTGAGAAACATAAGCTGATGACCGCTCAGCCGTATTATGAGCAGTCGGAAGTGGACCGTCTGCTGCACGGTGCCAGCCCGGAGGTTGCCGACGACCGCCGCCTGCCGAAAGGACTGACGGCGCAGACCTTACGCACCATCTGCCAGTGGATTGACAATCATCCCGGGTCGGAGTTTTCGACCGATGAACTGGCGACGGCGGTGAACATCTCCCGCGTCTCCTGCCGCAAGTATTTGATCTGGCTTGCGCAGATCAACATTCTGTATACCAGCATTCACTACGGCGCCACCGGCCGGCCGGTCTATCGCTACCGGCTGGTCGCCGAGCAGTACAACCTGCTCAAGCAGTACAGTCAGTAA
- a CDS encoding flavocytochrome c: protein MTSSERIFRPFTLPNGTELKNRLLMAPMTTCTGYYDGTVTQELVEYYRVRAGSIGAVIVECCFIDDHGLAFPGAIGIDNDDKIAGLAKIAEAIKGEGSRAILQIYHGGRMVDPQLIGGRTPVAPSALAAPRDGATTPRALSADEVQGMVNKFGDGVRRAILAGFDGVEIHGANTYLIQQFYSPNSNQRDDEWGGSRDKRVTFPLAVLEITHKMARQYADDAFIIGYRFSPEELEVPGIRFEDTLYLLEKLAARGLDYLHFSLGASLRPSIVETTDPTPLIEKYCAMRSTTLAQVPVMGVGGVVNAGDVEQGLDHGYDLMAVGRACIAYPDWTARIASGERLELFIDSTCREALHIPEPLWRFSLVEAMIRDMSMGDARFKPGMFVETVQDDASELVINVRLENDRIADIALAASPVDSVEFTTSFEEIRERILTANTPHVDAISGATSQSEAVKKAVAKAMLKSSKALAAEEGGDAATAKAYDVVVVGSGGAGLAAAIQAHDEGARVLVVEKMPTLGGNTIKASAGMNAAETRFQRVKGIQDSKELFYQESLKGGKNRNDPQLLRRFVDNAPQAIEWLADRGIMLNDITTTGGMSIDRTHRPRDGSAVGGYLISGLVRNLTRRGIEVMLDTAVDEILMENDEVSGVRLLTEENETVVVQTRSVVVATGGFSANSAMVVKYRPDLDGFVTTNHKGATGGGIALLERIGAGTVDMGEIQIHPTVEQKTSYLVSESIRGGGAILVNQQGNRFFNELETRDKVSASIIALPEHYAYIVFDEHVRAKNKAADEYIAKGLVTSASSPRALAEKLGMDYHAFLATLERYNGFVERQHDEDFGRTTALRAPINEGPFHAIRIAPGVHHTMGGVTINTDAAVLNTDQQPIPGAYAAGEVAGGIHGGNRIGGNAVADIIIFGTLAGQQAAKRARG, encoded by the coding sequence ATGACCAGTAGCGAACGCATTTTTCGTCCGTTTACTTTGCCGAATGGAACTGAGCTTAAAAACCGCCTGCTCATGGCGCCGATGACGACCTGTACCGGATATTATGACGGTACCGTCACCCAGGAGCTGGTCGAGTATTACCGGGTTCGCGCGGGCAGCATTGGGGCCGTCATTGTGGAGTGCTGTTTTATCGACGACCATGGCCTGGCATTCCCTGGCGCGATAGGTATCGACAACGATGACAAAATCGCCGGGCTGGCGAAGATAGCGGAGGCCATCAAAGGTGAAGGCTCCAGAGCTATCCTGCAAATTTATCACGGCGGCCGGATGGTGGACCCGCAGCTTATCGGCGGGCGTACGCCGGTTGCGCCAAGCGCCCTGGCGGCGCCGCGTGACGGCGCCACCACCCCGCGAGCGCTGAGCGCTGACGAAGTGCAGGGAATGGTGAATAAATTCGGCGACGGCGTACGTCGCGCGATCCTGGCCGGTTTTGACGGCGTAGAAATTCACGGCGCCAATACCTACCTTATCCAGCAGTTCTACTCGCCGAACTCCAACCAGCGCGACGACGAATGGGGCGGCAGCCGCGACAAGCGTGTGACGTTCCCGCTGGCGGTGCTGGAGATCACCCATAAAATGGCCCGTCAGTACGCCGATGACGCGTTTATCATCGGCTATCGTTTTTCGCCGGAGGAGCTGGAGGTTCCTGGCATCCGCTTTGAGGACACTCTGTACCTGTTGGAGAAGCTTGCCGCGCGCGGTCTGGACTACCTGCACTTTTCGCTGGGAGCATCGCTGCGCCCGTCAATCGTCGAGACGACCGATCCCACGCCGCTGATTGAAAAATACTGCGCCATGCGCAGCACAACGCTGGCGCAGGTGCCGGTGATGGGCGTGGGCGGGGTAGTGAATGCCGGGGATGTCGAGCAGGGGCTGGACCACGGGTACGATCTGATGGCGGTCGGCCGGGCCTGTATCGCTTACCCGGACTGGACGGCGCGCATCGCCAGCGGCGAGCGTCTGGAGCTCTTTATCGACAGCACCTGCCGCGAAGCCCTGCATATTCCTGAGCCGCTGTGGCGCTTCTCGCTGGTGGAGGCGATGATCCGCGACATGAGCATGGGCGACGCCCGCTTCAAACCGGGAATGTTCGTCGAAACCGTCCAGGATGACGCCAGCGAGCTGGTCATTAACGTAAGACTGGAAAACGATCGCATCGCCGACATTGCGCTTGCGGCAAGCCCGGTGGACAGCGTCGAGTTTACTACCAGCTTTGAAGAGATCCGTGAGCGCATCTTAACCGCCAACACGCCGCACGTTGACGCCATCTCCGGCGCCACCAGCCAGAGCGAAGCGGTGAAAAAAGCCGTCGCCAAAGCCATGCTGAAATCCAGCAAGGCGCTGGCGGCGGAAGAGGGCGGCGACGCGGCGACCGCGAAAGCGTATGACGTGGTGGTGGTCGGCAGCGGCGGCGCAGGCCTGGCGGCGGCGATTCAGGCACACGATGAGGGCGCCCGGGTGCTGGTGGTGGAAAAAATGCCGACCCTCGGCGGTAACACCATCAAAGCGTCCGCCGGGATGAACGCCGCGGAAACCCGCTTCCAGCGGGTGAAGGGGATTCAGGACAGCAAAGAGCTGTTTTATCAGGAAAGCCTGAAAGGCGGGAAAAACAGGAATGACCCGCAGCTGCTGCGCCGTTTTGTCGATAATGCGCCGCAGGCCATCGAATGGCTGGCTGACCGCGGCATCATGCTTAATGACATCACCACCACCGGCGGGATGAGCATCGATCGTACCCATCGTCCGCGCGACGGGTCGGCAGTCGGCGGTTACCTGATAAGCGGCCTGGTGCGTAATCTCACCCGACGCGGCATTGAGGTGATGCTCGATACCGCCGTCGATGAGATCCTGATGGAAAACGATGAAGTCAGCGGCGTGCGCCTGTTGACCGAAGAGAACGAAACCGTCGTAGTGCAGACCCGTAGCGTCGTGGTGGCGACCGGCGGCTTCAGCGCCAACAGCGCGATGGTGGTGAAATACCGTCCCGATCTCGACGGCTTTGTCACCACCAACCACAAAGGGGCGACCGGGGGCGGAATAGCGCTACTGGAGCGCATCGGCGCCGGAACGGTGGATATGGGCGAAATCCAGATCCACCCGACGGTGGAGCAGAAAACCTCCTATCTGGTGTCGGAGTCGATCCGCGGCGGCGGGGCTATTCTCGTCAACCAGCAGGGCAACCGCTTCTTTAACGAGCTGGAGACCCGCGATAAGGTCTCCGCGTCGATCATCGCGCTGCCGGAGCATTACGCTTACATCGTCTTTGATGAACACGTGCGGGCGAAAAACAAAGCCGCGGACGAGTACATCGCCAAAGGGCTGGTGACCAGCGCCAGCTCGCCGCGCGCGCTGGCGGAGAAGCTGGGGATGGATTATCACGCGTTTCTCGCCACGCTTGAGCGCTACAACGGCTTTGTGGAGCGCCAGCACGATGAAGACTTTGGCCGCACCACCGCGCTGCGCGCGCCGATCAACGAAGGCCCGTTCCACGCCATCCGTATCGCGCCTGGCGTGCACCACACCATGGGCGGCGTGACTATCAATACCGACGCGGCGGTGCTGAATACCGACCAGCAGCCGATCCCTGGCGCCTATGCGGCGGGTGAGGTCGCCGGCGGTATCCACGGCGGCAACCGCATCGGCGGTAACGCGGTGGCGGACATCATTATCTTCGGTACACTGGCAGGCCAGCAGGCGGCAAAACGCGCCAGAGGCTAA
- a CDS encoding sensor histidine kinase: MNVLSPARKRPMKLSTTVTLMICSVIGTVLLLMFTLWFSQISNATRDGVKDMALAVARTLADNPEIKRGLTLPPDSNIIQPLALAVAKRNHLLFVVVTDINGNRYSHPNSQLIGLHYIGDDINPTLKGKENVAINHGMLGYALRVYTPVFNDKRQQIGVVAIGIALTKVNDELARSRIDVLLTILFSALVCAAGTWSLVRVLKRALLGLEPHEISAKLKQRQAMLHSLKEGVIAVDQNGQVTLINPAAKKMLQSSDSDETDDGPLLAELKEVLQRDEPIYDREISCNGLLLISNTVPIHWQGVIVGAISTFRDKTEVSQLLQRLDGMVNYVDALRTTSHEFMNKLHVILGLLNMKSYDKLEEYVLQTAQNYQTDIGAIQQQIKSPVVAGFLLGKIHRAQELGFTLTLAEESRVPDNPSEKQVTVLVTALGNLIENALDAMRGQPEGEVSVLLHYHNGWLSGEVSDDGPGIAQVNIDAIFAKGFSTKGDNRGVGLFLARQQLSALGGSISVESEPGVYTQFFVHLPWDSKRTTA; encoded by the coding sequence ATGAACGTTTTATCGCCCGCTCGTAAGCGCCCAATGAAACTCAGCACCACGGTGACGCTTATGATCTGCAGTGTGATCGGCACTGTACTGCTGCTGATGTTTACCCTGTGGTTCTCGCAAATCAGCAACGCCACCCGCGATGGCGTTAAAGACATGGCGCTGGCGGTGGCACGAACCCTCGCGGATAACCCTGAAATTAAGCGCGGCCTGACCCTGCCGCCGGACAGCAACATCATTCAGCCGCTGGCGCTGGCCGTCGCCAAACGCAACCACCTGCTGTTTGTGGTGGTGACCGATATCAACGGCAACCGCTATTCCCATCCCAACAGCCAGCTTATCGGCCTGCACTACATCGGCGATGACATCAACCCGACGCTAAAAGGCAAAGAAAACGTCGCCATTAACCACGGCATGCTCGGATATGCGCTGCGCGTCTACACCCCGGTGTTTAACGATAAGCGCCAGCAAATCGGCGTGGTCGCTATCGGCATTGCGCTGACCAAAGTCAACGATGAGCTCGCCCGCAGCCGCATCGATGTGCTGCTCACCATTTTGTTCAGCGCTCTGGTGTGCGCCGCAGGCACCTGGAGCCTGGTGCGGGTACTTAAGCGCGCGCTGCTGGGGCTGGAGCCGCACGAAATCTCGGCAAAGCTCAAACAGCGCCAGGCCATGCTGCACTCGTTAAAAGAGGGCGTGATCGCCGTGGACCAGAACGGCCAGGTCACGCTGATTAATCCGGCGGCGAAAAAAATGCTGCAATCGTCCGACAGCGATGAGACGGACGATGGTCCGCTGCTGGCCGAGCTCAAAGAGGTCCTGCAGCGCGATGAACCCATCTACGATCGCGAGATCAGCTGTAACGGGCTACTGCTTATCAGCAACACCGTGCCGATTCACTGGCAGGGCGTCATCGTCGGGGCGATCAGCACGTTCCGTGATAAAACCGAGGTCAGCCAGCTGCTGCAGCGGCTGGACGGTATGGTGAACTACGTCGATGCGCTGCGCACCACTTCGCACGAGTTCATGAACAAACTGCACGTGATCCTCGGCCTGCTGAATATGAAAAGCTATGACAAACTGGAAGAGTATGTGCTGCAAACCGCGCAGAACTACCAGACGGATATCGGCGCAATTCAGCAGCAGATCAAATCGCCGGTAGTGGCAGGCTTTTTGTTAGGCAAGATTCACCGCGCTCAGGAGCTGGGCTTTACCCTGACGCTGGCGGAAGAGAGCCGGGTGCCGGACAACCCCAGTGAGAAGCAGGTCACCGTGCTGGTCACCGCGCTGGGCAACTTAATAGAAAACGCGCTGGACGCCATGCGCGGGCAGCCGGAGGGTGAGGTCAGCGTACTGCTGCACTACCATAACGGCTGGCTGAGCGGCGAAGTCAGCGACGACGGGCCGGGTATCGCGCAGGTCAATATCGACGCCATCTTTGCTAAAGGCTTCTCAACGAAGGGCGATAACCGCGGCGTTGGGCTGTTCCTGGCGCGCCAGCAGCTGAGCGCGCTGGGCGGCAGCATCAGCGTTGAATCCGAGCCTGGCGTGTATACCCAATTTTTTGTTCATCTTCCCTGGGATAGTAAAAGGACGACGGCGTGA
- a CDS encoding FAD:protein FMN transferase yields MSDERCLYRYSTVLMGSPILLKLPRHDEALASRVFQLIKRYEDLLTVNRASSQVMDINRAAGRHPVAVSRPVYQLIKCAKAASLAQDSAFNLAIGPLVKLWRIGFQGSRVPSGAEIAARLALTRPQDVALDDAAASVFLTQPGMEIDLGAIAKGYIADRVRDYLRQQGTDEALINLGGNVHTLGRWSVGLKKPFAADDALVGVMAVDGQSVVTSGVYERYFEQDGRRWHHILDPRSGYPLDNALQSVTVISADSLDGDIWTTLLYGLGVEKGCAILRQREDIEAIFVTKNRDVILSSQRRFRFSLLDADYRLTDCTA; encoded by the coding sequence ATGTCTGATGAACGCTGCCTGTATCGCTATTCCACCGTCCTGATGGGCTCGCCGATCCTGCTTAAACTCCCCCGCCATGATGAGGCGCTGGCCTCCCGGGTTTTTCAACTGATTAAGCGCTATGAGGATCTGCTGACCGTTAACCGGGCGTCATCGCAGGTGATGGATATCAACCGCGCCGCCGGACGGCATCCGGTCGCCGTCAGCCGCCCTGTGTACCAGCTTATCAAATGCGCGAAGGCTGCGAGCCTGGCGCAGGACAGCGCGTTCAATCTGGCGATCGGCCCGCTGGTGAAGCTGTGGCGCATCGGCTTTCAGGGCAGCCGCGTGCCGTCCGGGGCGGAGATAGCCGCCCGGCTGGCGCTGACGCGCCCGCAGGACGTGGCGCTCGACGATGCGGCCGCCAGCGTGTTTTTAACGCAGCCGGGTATGGAGATCGACCTTGGCGCTATCGCCAAGGGCTACATCGCCGACAGGGTGCGCGATTATCTGCGCCAGCAGGGGACAGACGAGGCGTTGATTAACCTCGGCGGCAACGTGCACACGCTGGGCCGCTGGTCGGTTGGGCTCAAAAAACCGTTCGCCGCTGACGACGCGCTGGTGGGCGTGATGGCGGTCGACGGACAGTCGGTGGTGACCTCCGGCGTGTATGAGCGCTATTTTGAGCAGGACGGCAGGCGCTGGCACCATATTCTCGACCCGCGCAGCGGATATCCGCTGGACAATGCGCTGCAAAGCGTGACGGTCATCTCAGCGGACTCGCTGGACGGCGATATCTGGACCACGTTGCTGTACGGCCTGGGGGTAGAAAAAGGCTGCGCCATACTGCGCCAGCGTGAGGATATCGAAGCGATTTTCGTGACCAAAAACCGCGACGTTATCCTCTCTTCACAGCGCCGGTTTCGCTTTTCGCTCCTCGACGCCGATTACCGGCTTACTGACTGTACTGCTTGA